In Pseudomonas sp. R76, one genomic interval encodes:
- a CDS encoding ABC transporter permease: MSSRPLIAPWRLRLRFGFRNGRLTAAWGLLILLLWLALALFAPWIAPFDPIAQNTEISLLGPSLAHPFGTDNYGRDILSRVIWGARIDLQLAIVGVIFPFMIGTFIGAVSGYIGGRFDSFCMRVIDVILAFPFLVLMLAIMAILGPGLQSFYIAMALVGWVSYARLIRSQILVLKESEFALAAKSLGFGHGRILFRHLLPNAMFGSIVFSMSDAVLVLLNGAAVSYLGLGVQPPTAEWGTMVAEGQAFITTAWWICTFPGLAIVTLAMGFSLLADGVAHVLGERT, encoded by the coding sequence ATGAGCAGCCGCCCACTGATTGCCCCCTGGCGTTTGCGCCTGCGTTTCGGTTTTCGCAACGGTCGGCTGACCGCCGCGTGGGGCCTGTTGATTCTGCTGCTGTGGTTGGCCCTGGCGCTGTTTGCGCCGTGGATCGCACCTTTTGACCCGATTGCGCAAAACACCGAGATCAGTTTGCTCGGGCCCAGCCTGGCCCATCCGTTTGGCACGGATAACTACGGGCGCGACATTCTTTCGCGGGTGATCTGGGGCGCGCGCATCGACCTGCAACTGGCGATTGTCGGGGTGATTTTCCCTTTCATGATCGGCACTTTCATTGGCGCGGTGTCCGGCTATATCGGCGGGCGCTTCGACAGCTTCTGCATGCGTGTGATCGACGTGATCCTGGCCTTTCCGTTCCTGGTGTTGATGCTGGCGATCATGGCCATCCTCGGCCCCGGCTTGCAGAGCTTCTATATCGCCATGGCGCTGGTGGGCTGGGTGTCGTACGCGCGGCTGATTCGCTCGCAAATCCTGGTGCTCAAGGAAAGCGAGTTCGCCCTGGCCGCCAAGAGCCTGGGCTTTGGCCATGGGCGCATTCTGTTTCGGCACTTGCTGCCCAACGCGATGTTCGGCTCGATCGTGTTTTCCATGTCTGACGCGGTGCTGGTGCTGCTCAACGGCGCCGCCGTGAGCTACTTGGGCCTGGGCGTGCAGCCGCCGACCGCCGAGTGGGGCACGATGGTCGCCGAAGGGCAGGCGTTTATCACCACCGCCTGGTGGATCTGCACGTTTCCGGGGCTGGCAATCGTCACCTTGGCCATGGGTTTCAGCCTGCTCGCCGATGGCGTGGCGCACGTGTTGGGGGAGCGCACATGA
- a CDS encoding ABC transporter ATP-binding protein encodes MFSLNKQWVRAVNGVSLNLAAGETLGLVGESGSGKSTLGRAILHLNPISAGQVLFDGIDMAHGSAIDIARLRHDTAMIFQDPYAALNPRHTIGETIGEVLRVQRKVAPQQIAARVNELLDLVGLRPELASRKPASLSGGQCQRVGIARALAVEPRLIIADECVAALDVSIQGQIINLLLELQQRMNLAILFIAHDLAIVRRLCDRVAVMYLGKIVEEGPVEAVFTAPRHPYTAALIEAIPEIDPHRPLPAEPLPGEPPSPLNLPTGCAFHPRCRHARTMCSVVLPPTHFLHEHRYSCVLEQPLTLSAVLNKEL; translated from the coding sequence ATGTTCAGCCTCAATAAACAGTGGGTGAGGGCGGTCAACGGCGTGTCGCTGAACCTGGCCGCAGGCGAAACCCTGGGGCTGGTCGGCGAGTCCGGCAGCGGCAAGAGCACGCTCGGCCGGGCGATCCTGCACCTCAACCCGATCAGCGCCGGCCAAGTGCTGTTTGACGGCATCGACATGGCCCACGGCAGTGCCATCGATATCGCGCGCCTGCGGCATGATACCGCGATGATCTTCCAGGACCCGTACGCCGCGCTGAACCCCCGCCACACCATCGGCGAAACCATCGGCGAAGTGTTACGCGTGCAGCGCAAAGTCGCCCCGCAACAGATCGCGGCGCGCGTCAATGAACTGCTCGACCTGGTCGGCCTGCGCCCCGAACTGGCTAGTCGCAAACCCGCTTCCCTCAGCGGCGGCCAGTGCCAGCGCGTCGGTATCGCGCGTGCCTTGGCGGTGGAGCCGCGCTTGATCATCGCCGATGAATGCGTGGCGGCGCTGGATGTGTCGATCCAGGGCCAGATCATCAACCTGCTGCTGGAACTGCAACAGCGCATGAACCTGGCGATTCTGTTTATCGCCCACGACCTGGCCATTGTGCGTCGCCTGTGCGACCGCGTGGCGGTGATGTACTTGGGCAAGATCGTCGAAGAAGGGCCGGTGGAAGCGGTGTTTACCGCGCCGCGCCATCCGTACACGGCGGCGTTGATCGAGGCGATCCCCGAGATCGATCCGCATCGGCCATTGCCTGCAGAACCATTGCCGGGCGAGCCACCAAGCCCGCTGAATTTGCCTACAGGCTGCGCCTTTCACCCGCGTTGCCGACATGCCCGGACGATGTGTTCCGTGGTGTTGCCGCCGACGCATTTCCTGCACGAGCATCGATACAGTTGCGTGCTTGAACAGCCATTGACCCTTTCTGCCGTCCTAAACAAGGAGTTATGA
- a CDS encoding ABC transporter substrate-binding protein translates to MQSRHLKLLAAATLTAWSLTAGLAQAAGVLTIGCREDSTTFDPIKSAQNRDTWVFANVYDTLVRVDNLGTKMEPGLAQSWEISKDGLTYTFKLREAKFSDGSPITADDAAFSLLRIRDNKASLWSDPFSLINTAKASDPQTLVVTLKTPAVAFLSQLASPTVSILSEKAMTKMGEDAYSENPVTSGAFTVEEWRKGDRVILKKNPNFWQAKNVSLDGVEWVSVTDDNTRMRMVQNNELDTAIFVPFSRVEELKKDKNVVIHADPSTREDHLLINHAHGLLAKQQVREALDMAIDKQSLVKTATYGQGTVAYSYIPKGSLYHYANNLQRPYDPTAAKKLLEEAGAKDLKLNYVVNAGNEADEQIAVIIKDQLAKVGVTANLQKVDPTQSWQMLVDGEYDISVMYWTNDILDPDQKTTFVLGHDTNQNYMTRYKNDKVKALVAAARIEADPVKREQMYVELQKLAKQDVNWIDLYYSPYINISRKNVSNFLQNPLGRFTLEEVVKN, encoded by the coding sequence ATGCAATCCCGTCACTTGAAGTTGCTCGCCGCCGCTACATTAACGGCGTGGTCTCTTACCGCTGGCTTGGCGCAAGCCGCCGGCGTACTGACCATCGGCTGCCGTGAAGACAGCACCACCTTCGACCCGATCAAAAGCGCGCAAAACCGCGACACCTGGGTGTTCGCCAACGTCTACGACACGCTGGTGCGCGTGGATAACCTGGGCACCAAGATGGAACCGGGCCTGGCGCAAAGCTGGGAGATTTCCAAGGACGGCCTGACCTACACCTTCAAATTGCGCGAGGCGAAGTTCTCCGACGGCTCGCCGATCACCGCCGACGATGCGGCGTTCAGCTTGCTGCGTATCCGCGACAACAAGGCCTCGCTGTGGAGCGACCCGTTCAGCCTGATCAACACCGCCAAGGCGTCGGACCCGCAAACGCTGGTAGTCACCCTGAAAACCCCGGCTGTAGCCTTCCTCTCGCAATTGGCGTCGCCGACGGTGTCGATCCTGTCGGAAAAGGCCATGACCAAAATGGGCGAAGACGCCTACTCGGAAAACCCGGTGACCTCCGGAGCGTTTACCGTGGAAGAGTGGCGCAAGGGCGATCGGGTCATTCTCAAGAAGAACCCGAACTTCTGGCAGGCCAAAAACGTCAGCCTGGATGGCGTGGAGTGGGTGTCGGTCACCGATGACAATACGCGCATGCGCATGGTGCAGAACAACGAACTCGACACGGCGATCTTCGTACCGTTCTCCCGCGTCGAAGAGCTGAAGAAAGACAAAAACGTAGTGATCCACGCCGACCCGTCCACCCGTGAAGATCACTTGCTGATCAACCACGCCCACGGCCTGCTGGCCAAGCAGCAGGTGCGCGAGGCGCTGGACATGGCCATCGATAAACAATCGCTGGTCAAGACCGCCACCTACGGTCAAGGCACCGTGGCCTATTCCTACATCCCCAAAGGCTCGCTGTACCACTACGCCAACAACCTGCAACGCCCGTATGACCCGACCGCTGCCAAGAAACTGCTGGAAGAGGCTGGCGCCAAGGACTTGAAGCTCAATTACGTGGTCAACGCCGGCAACGAAGCCGACGAGCAGATTGCGGTGATCATCAAGGACCAGTTGGCCAAGGTTGGTGTGACCGCCAACCTGCAGAAAGTCGACCCGACCCAAAGCTGGCAGATGCTGGTGGACGGTGAGTACGATATTTCGGTGATGTACTGGACCAACGACATCCTCGACCCGGACCAGAAGACCACCTTCGTGCTGGGCCACGACACCAACCAGAACTACATGACCCGCTACAAGAACGACAAGGTCAAGGCACTGGTGGCGGCGGCGCGGATCGAGGCCGACCCGGTCAAGCGTGAGCAGATGTATGTGGAATTGCAGAAGCTGGCGAAACAGGACGTGAACTGGATCGACTTGTACTACAGCCCGTACATCAACATCTCACGCAAGAATGTGAGCAACTTCCTGCAGAACCCGCTGGGGCGTTTTACCCTGGAAGAAGTGGTGAAAAACTAA
- a CDS encoding YciK family oxidoreductase, translating to MFDYSARPELLKGRVILVTGAGRGIGAAAAKTYAAHGATVLLLGKTEANLAQVYDEIEAAGQPQPVVIPFNLETALPHQYDELAAMIEKEFGHLDGLLHNASIIGPRTPIEQLSGENFMRVMHVNVNAMFMLTSTLLPLLKLSQDASVVFTSSSVGRKGRAYWGAYGVSKFATEGLMQTLADELEDVASVRANSINPGGTRTSMRAQAYPGENPMERPAPEEIMPVYLYLMGPDSAGINGQAFDAQ from the coding sequence ATGTTTGATTACTCCGCACGCCCAGAACTGCTCAAAGGCCGGGTAATCCTGGTGACCGGTGCCGGTCGCGGGATTGGCGCCGCAGCGGCAAAAACCTACGCCGCCCATGGCGCCACCGTGTTGTTGCTGGGCAAGACCGAAGCCAACCTGGCCCAGGTGTATGACGAGATCGAAGCGGCGGGCCAACCGCAGCCGGTGGTGATTCCGTTCAACCTGGAAACCGCCCTGCCCCATCAATACGATGAGCTGGCCGCGATGATCGAAAAGGAGTTCGGCCACCTCGACGGCCTGCTGCACAACGCCTCGATCATCGGCCCACGCACGCCGATCGAGCAGTTGTCCGGTGAAAACTTCATGCGAGTGATGCACGTCAACGTCAACGCAATGTTCATGCTGACCAGCACCTTGCTGCCACTGCTCAAGCTGTCCCAGGACGCGTCGGTGGTGTTCACCTCCAGCAGCGTCGGGCGCAAAGGCCGGGCGTACTGGGGCGCGTATGGCGTGTCGAAATTTGCAACCGAAGGCTTGATGCAAACCCTGGCCGATGAGCTGGAAGACGTCGCCTCGGTACGCGCCAACAGCATCAACCCAGGCGGTACACGCACCAGCATGCGCGCCCAGGCCTACCCCGGTGAAAACCCGATGGAACGGCCGGCGCCGGAAGAAATCATGCCGGTGTACCTGTACCTGATGGGGCCGGACAGTGCCGGCATCAATGGGCAAGCGTTTGATGCGCAGTAA
- the mupP gene encoding N-acetylmuramic acid 6-phosphate phosphatase MupP produces the protein MKLRAVLFDMDGTLLDTAPDFIAICQAMRADRGLAPINDQHIRDEISGGARAMVAVTFSMDPESPGFEELRLEFLERYLKGCAIHSKLFDGMEELLQDIEKSKLVWGVVTNKPLRFAEPIMQQLGLAERSALLICPDHVKNSKPDPEPLILACKMLDLDPASVLFVGDDLRDIESGRDAGTRTAAVTFGYIHPDDNPRNWGADVVVDHPLELRKVLDNALCSC, from the coding sequence GTGAAGTTGCGAGCGGTTCTCTTCGATATGGACGGTACGTTGCTGGACACCGCGCCGGACTTCATCGCGATCTGCCAGGCGATGCGCGCCGATCGCGGCCTGGCGCCGATCAACGACCAGCACATCCGTGATGAAATCTCCGGTGGCGCGCGGGCGATGGTCGCCGTGACCTTCTCGATGGACCCCGAATCCCCAGGCTTTGAAGAACTGCGCCTGGAGTTCCTGGAGCGCTACCTCAAGGGCTGCGCGATCCACAGCAAACTGTTCGACGGCATGGAAGAACTGCTGCAGGACATCGAAAAATCCAAGCTGGTGTGGGGCGTGGTCACCAACAAGCCGCTGCGCTTTGCCGAACCGATCATGCAGCAGTTGGGCCTGGCCGAGCGCTCGGCGCTGCTGATCTGCCCGGACCACGTAAAGAACAGCAAGCCAGACCCGGAACCGCTGATCCTGGCGTGCAAGATGCTCGACCTGGACCCGGCCAGCGTGCTGTTCGTGGGCGATGACCTGCGTGACATCGAGTCCGGCCGCGACGCCGGCACCCGCACCGCCGCGGTTACGTTCGGCTACATCCACCCGGACGACAACCCGCGCAATTGGGGCGCCGATGTGGTGGTGGATCACCCGCTGGAACTGCGCAAGGTGCTGGATAACGCACTGTGCAGTTGCTGA
- the ubiG gene encoding bifunctional 2-polyprenyl-6-hydroxyphenol methylase/3-demethylubiquinol 3-O-methyltransferase UbiG, giving the protein MSNVDHAEIAKFEALAHRWWDRESEFKPLHDINPLRVNWIDERVNLAGKKVLDVGCGGGILSEAMAQRGATVMGIDMGEAPLAVAQLHQLESGVSVEYRQITAEALAEEMPEQFDVVTCLEMLEHVPDPSSVIRACFRMVKPGGQVFFSTINRNPKAYLFAIIGAEYIMKLLPRGTHDFKKFIRPSELGAWSRQAGLTVKDIIGLTYNPLTKHYKLASDVDVNYMIQTLREE; this is encoded by the coding sequence ATGAGCAACGTCGACCACGCCGAAATCGCCAAATTCGAAGCCCTGGCTCACCGCTGGTGGGACCGCGAAAGCGAGTTCAAACCCCTACACGACATCAACCCGCTGCGGGTCAACTGGATTGACGAACGCGTCAACCTGGCCGGCAAGAAGGTGCTCGACGTCGGTTGCGGCGGCGGCATCCTCAGCGAAGCCATGGCCCAGCGTGGCGCCACCGTAATGGGCATCGACATGGGCGAAGCGCCACTGGCCGTGGCTCAACTGCACCAGCTGGAATCCGGCGTGAGCGTGGAATACCGCCAGATCACCGCCGAAGCCCTGGCCGAGGAAATGCCCGAGCAGTTCGACGTGGTCACCTGCCTTGAGATGCTCGAGCACGTGCCCGACCCGTCCTCGGTGATCCGCGCGTGCTTTCGCATGGTCAAGCCGGGCGGCCAGGTGTTCTTCTCCACCATCAACCGCAACCCCAAGGCCTACCTGTTCGCGATCATCGGCGCTGAATACATCATGAAGCTGCTGCCACGCGGCACCCATGACTTCAAGAAATTCATCCGCCCCTCCGAGCTGGGCGCCTGGAGCCGTCAGGCCGGGCTGACCGTCAAAGACATCATCGGCCTGACCTACAACCCACTGACCAAGCACTACAAGTTGGCCAGCGACGTTGACGTCAACTACATGATCCAGACCCTGCGCGAGGAGTAA
- a CDS encoding TRZ/ATZ family hydrolase — MTSTAAPLDLLLLPTWLVPVEPAGVVLKEHGLGIRDGRIAFIGPRAAALKLAASEVRELPGMLLSPGLINAHGHAAMSLFRGLADDLPLMTWLEKHIWPAEAKWVDEAFVRDGTDLAIAEQLKGGITCFSDMYFYPKVASDCVHNSGMRAQIAIPILDFPIPGASTPDEAIRQGVELFGDLKHHPRIKITFGPHAPYTVCDENLEKIRIIAEELDASIHMHVHETAFEVQQAVEKTGERPLARLGRLGLLGPRFQAVHMTQISEDDLALLVESNTSIIHCPESNLKLASGFCPVERLWQAGVNVAIGTDGAASNNDLDLLGETRTAALLAKAVAGSATALDAHRALRMATLNGARAMGMESEIGSLEVGKAADIVAFDLSGLAQQPIYDPVSQLIYATGRDCVKHLWVAGKQLLDDRQLTRMDEQQLTATAIAWGQRISGHSE; from the coding sequence ATGACCTCCACTGCCGCCCCGCTCGACCTGTTGCTGCTGCCCACTTGGCTGGTGCCTGTCGAACCTGCCGGCGTGGTGCTCAAGGAACATGGCCTGGGCATCCGTGATGGGCGCATTGCCTTTATCGGGCCGCGGGCTGCGGCCTTGAAGCTGGCGGCCAGTGAAGTACGCGAGCTGCCGGGCATGTTGCTCAGCCCCGGTCTGATCAACGCCCACGGGCACGCGGCGATGAGCCTGTTTCGCGGCCTGGCCGATGACCTGCCATTGATGACCTGGCTGGAAAAGCATATCTGGCCCGCCGAAGCCAAATGGGTCGATGAAGCCTTCGTGCGCGACGGCACCGACCTGGCTATCGCCGAACAGCTCAAGGGTGGCATCACCTGCTTCTCCGACATGTACTTCTACCCCAAGGTCGCCAGCGACTGCGTGCACAACAGCGGCATGCGCGCGCAAATCGCGATTCCGATCCTCGACTTCCCGATTCCCGGCGCCAGCACACCCGACGAGGCGATTCGCCAGGGCGTCGAGCTGTTCGGCGACCTCAAGCACCACCCGCGCATCAAGATCACCTTCGGGCCCCACGCGCCGTACACCGTGTGCGACGAAAACCTGGAGAAAATCCGCATCATCGCCGAAGAGCTGGACGCGTCCATTCATATGCACGTGCACGAAACCGCCTTCGAAGTGCAGCAAGCCGTCGAGAAGACGGGTGAGCGCCCATTGGCGCGCCTGGGCCGCCTCGGCCTGCTCGGCCCGCGCTTCCAGGCCGTTCATATGACCCAAATCAGCGAGGATGACCTGGCTTTGCTGGTAGAAAGCAACACCAGCATCATCCATTGCCCGGAATCGAACCTGAAACTGGCCAGCGGCTTTTGCCCGGTGGAGCGTCTGTGGCAGGCTGGCGTCAACGTGGCGATCGGCACCGATGGCGCCGCCAGCAACAATGACCTTGACCTGTTGGGCGAAACCCGTACCGCCGCGCTGCTGGCCAAGGCCGTCGCCGGCTCGGCCACCGCCCTGGATGCCCACCGCGCCCTGCGCATGGCCACGCTCAACGGCGCCCGCGCCATGGGCATGGAAAGCGAGATTGGCTCGCTGGAAGTCGGCAAGGCTGCCGATATCGTGGCCTTTGATCTTTCAGGGCTGGCGCAACAACCGATCTACGATCCGGTCTCACAGCTTATATATGCCACCGGACGCGATTGTGTGAAACACCTTTGGGTCGCCGGCAAGCAGTTGCTCGACGACCGGCAATTGACCCGCATGGATGAACAACAGTTGACCGCCACGGCCATTGCCTGGGGCCAACGCATCAGCGGGCACAGCGAATAA